The Klebsiella sp. RHBSTW-00484 genome includes a window with the following:
- a CDS encoding ABC transporter permease has translation MSKMMMSEEMKSVPVAPSPLRRLLCWEGFLLAVTLAVFVVNALASPYFLNIWNLSDATFNFTEKAIIVLPMAMLIIAREIDLSVASTMALSSTVMGFCAAAGMDTPLLVVVGLGVGLLCGLFNGILVTRFNLSSIVITIGTMSLYRGMTYILLGDKALNHYPDSFAWFGQGYVWGALSFEFALFILLAAAFTFLLHKTNFGRRTYAIGNNPTGAWFSGINVKRHNLMLFALVGLMAGLAAVLLTSRLGSTRPTLAMGWELAVVTMAVLGGVNILGGSGSMVGVIIAAFLMGLVTFGLSLLNVPGIVMSIIIGAMLIVVISLPIITRRMMQRRRI, from the coding sequence ATGAGCAAAATGATGATGTCTGAAGAGATGAAAAGCGTCCCGGTCGCACCGTCACCGCTGCGCCGCCTACTGTGCTGGGAGGGTTTTCTGCTGGCGGTCACTCTGGCGGTATTCGTGGTTAACGCCCTGGCGTCGCCCTACTTCCTTAATATCTGGAACCTGTCGGACGCTACGTTTAATTTCACCGAAAAAGCGATCATCGTGCTGCCAATGGCGATGCTGATTATCGCCCGCGAAATTGACCTTTCGGTGGCCTCGACGATGGCGCTGAGTTCAACGGTGATGGGCTTTTGCGCGGCAGCGGGCATGGACACGCCGCTGCTGGTGGTGGTCGGATTGGGCGTCGGGCTGCTGTGCGGTCTGTTCAACGGCATTCTGGTGACGCGCTTTAACCTGTCATCGATTGTGATCACCATCGGCACCATGAGCTTGTATCGCGGGATGACCTACATCCTGCTGGGCGACAAAGCGCTCAATCACTACCCGGACAGCTTCGCCTGGTTCGGTCAGGGTTACGTGTGGGGGGCGCTCTCTTTCGAGTTCGCGCTGTTTATCCTCCTCGCCGCCGCCTTTACCTTCCTGCTGCATAAAACCAACTTTGGCCGCCGAACCTACGCCATCGGTAATAACCCGACCGGGGCCTGGTTTTCCGGGATCAACGTTAAACGCCACAACCTGATGCTGTTCGCGCTGGTCGGGCTAATGGCCGGGCTAGCAGCGGTCCTGCTGACCTCCAGGCTCGGCAGCACCCGCCCGACGCTGGCGATGGGTTGGGAGCTGGCGGTGGTCACCATGGCGGTGCTCGGCGGCGTCAATATTCTCGGCGGTTCCGGCAGCATGGTGGGGGTGATTATCGCCGCCTTCCTGATGGGGCTGGTGACCTTCGGGCTGAGCCTGCTCAACGTGCCGGGCATCGTGATGTCGATCATCATCGGCGCGATGCTGATTGTGGTTATCTCGCTGCCGATTATTACGCGACGGATGATGCAGCGAAGACGAATTTAA
- the fucO gene encoding lactaldehyde reductase has protein sequence MSFMLALPKISLHGAGAIGDMVKLVAGKQWGKALIVTDGHLVKMGLLDSLFAALDAQQMSYHLFDEVFPNPTEALVQKGYAAYQEANCDFIIAFGGGSPIDTAKAVKILTANPGPSTAYSGVGKVKNAGVPLVAINTTAGTAAEMTSNAVIIDSERQVKEVIIDPNIIPDIAVDDASVMLDIPASITAATGMDALTHAIEAFVSVGAHPLTDANALEAIRLINLWLPKAVDDGHNLDAREQMAFGQYLAGMAFNSAGLGLVHALAHQPGATHNLPHGVCNAILLPIIENFNRPNAVARFARVAQAMGVETRGMSDEAASMEAINAIRALSKRVGIPQGFSQLGVSKEDIEGWLDKALADPCAPCNPRIASRDEVRALYLEAL, from the coding sequence ATGAGTTTTATGTTGGCACTTCCTAAAATCAGCCTTCACGGCGCGGGCGCAATCGGCGATATGGTCAAGCTGGTGGCGGGCAAACAGTGGGGTAAAGCGCTGATCGTCACCGACGGTCATCTGGTCAAAATGGGCCTGCTCGATAGCCTGTTTGCCGCGCTGGACGCCCAGCAGATGTCATATCATCTGTTTGACGAGGTGTTCCCCAACCCGACCGAAGCGCTGGTGCAAAAAGGCTACGCGGCATATCAGGAAGCAAACTGCGACTTTATTATCGCCTTTGGCGGCGGCAGCCCAATTGATACCGCCAAAGCGGTGAAAATCCTCACTGCCAATCCGGGACCGTCCACCGCCTACTCCGGCGTCGGCAAGGTGAAAAACGCCGGCGTGCCGCTGGTGGCGATCAACACCACCGCCGGAACGGCGGCGGAGATGACCAGCAACGCGGTGATCATCGACTCCGAACGTCAGGTTAAAGAAGTGATTATCGACCCGAATATCATCCCGGATATCGCCGTTGATGACGCCAGCGTGATGCTGGATATTCCGGCGTCCATCACCGCCGCCACCGGCATGGATGCGCTGACTCACGCCATTGAAGCCTTCGTTTCCGTGGGCGCGCACCCGCTGACCGACGCCAACGCCCTGGAAGCGATTCGCTTGATCAACCTGTGGTTGCCGAAAGCCGTGGACGACGGACATAACCTCGATGCCCGTGAGCAGATGGCCTTTGGTCAATATCTGGCGGGCATGGCGTTTAACAGCGCTGGTTTAGGGCTGGTCCACGCGCTGGCCCACCAGCCGGGCGCAACCCACAACCTGCCGCACGGCGTGTGCAACGCCATCCTGCTGCCAATCATCGAAAACTTTAACCGCCCGAACGCCGTCGCACGTTTTGCCCGCGTGGCGCAGGCGATGGGCGTCGAGACTCGCGGCATGAGCGATGAAGCCGCCAGCATGGAGGCGATCAACGCCATCCGCGCCCTGAGCAAGCGCGTCGGTATTCCGCAGGGCTTCAGCCAGCTTGGCGTCAGCAAAGAGGACATTGAAGGCTGGCTGGATAAGGCGCTGGCCGACCCGTGCGCACCGTGCAACCCGCGCATCGCCAGCCGTGACGAAGTTCGCGCGCTGTATCTGGAGGCATTATGA
- the rhaM gene encoding L-rhamnose mutarotase codes for MIHKAFVMQVNPDAHEEYQRRHTPIWPELEAVLKAHGAHHYAIYLDKERNLLFATVEIESEERWNAVASTEVCQRWWKHMRDVMPANPDNSPVSAELKEVFYLD; via the coding sequence ATGATCCACAAAGCTTTTGTTATGCAGGTAAACCCTGACGCCCATGAAGAGTATCAGCGCCGCCACACGCCGATCTGGCCGGAGCTGGAAGCGGTGCTGAAGGCCCACGGCGCGCACCACTACGCAATTTACCTCGATAAAGAGCGCAACCTGCTGTTCGCCACGGTGGAGATTGAATCGGAAGAACGTTGGAACGCCGTCGCCAGTACCGAAGTGTGCCAGCGCTGGTGGAAACATATGCGCGACGTGATGCCAGCGAACCCGGACAACAGCCCGGTCAGCGCGGAGCTGAAAGAAGTGTTTTATCTGGATTAA
- a CDS encoding carbohydrate porin, whose product MNKKVLSIAIGLCLMAGSAVAKNNHLTLEQRMEQLEARLAAAESRATVAESQVRELQDKQNASIQAAQNAVPVKSQTPIAESKKNITAPELKLTGYGDLKIYGDVEFNMDAESKRGLLAMTNADVGSDPTYENWDLNGRILLGFDGIRKMDNGYFAGFSIQPLADMTGSMNLDDAAFFFGQENDWKVKVGRFEAYDMFPLNQDTFVEHSGNTANDLYSDGHGYIYMMKEGRGRSDAGGNFLLSKQLDNWYFELNTLLEDGTSLYKDSGYHGRDMEQKKNVAYLRPVVSWAKDEFSVAAAMEANVVQNAYGYKNAQGNFVDQSDRTGYGLTMTWNGLKSDPDNGVVVNLNTAYMDASNEKDFTAGVNALWQRFELGYIYAHNKISDYAGVICDNDCWIKDEGTYNIHTFHASYQIPNVMNMQNFNIYLGAYYSILDSDNKLSQGDDDDRYGARLRFKYFF is encoded by the coding sequence ATGAATAAAAAAGTATTATCGATAGCGATTGGTTTATGTTTAATGGCAGGTTCAGCAGTGGCGAAAAATAATCACCTGACCCTCGAGCAGCGTATGGAACAACTCGAAGCGCGGCTTGCCGCCGCTGAAAGCCGGGCGACGGTGGCGGAAAGCCAGGTGCGAGAATTACAGGATAAACAGAATGCCTCTATACAGGCCGCACAAAATGCGGTGCCGGTAAAAAGCCAGACCCCTATTGCAGAGAGTAAAAAGAATATTACCGCACCTGAGCTTAAATTAACCGGTTATGGCGATCTGAAAATCTACGGCGACGTGGAATTCAACATGGATGCGGAAAGCAAACGTGGCTTGCTGGCGATGACCAACGCTGATGTTGGTAGCGACCCAACCTACGAGAACTGGGATTTAAACGGTCGCATCCTGCTGGGTTTTGACGGCATTCGTAAAATGGACAACGGCTATTTTGCCGGGTTCTCCATTCAGCCGTTGGCGGATATGACCGGCTCGATGAACCTCGATGATGCCGCATTCTTCTTTGGTCAGGAGAACGACTGGAAGGTCAAAGTGGGGCGCTTTGAAGCTTACGATATGTTCCCGTTAAATCAGGACACTTTCGTTGAACACTCGGGCAATACCGCCAACGACCTGTACAGCGACGGCCATGGCTATATCTATATGATGAAAGAGGGGCGCGGTCGTTCTGACGCGGGCGGCAATTTCCTGCTAAGCAAGCAGCTTGATAACTGGTATTTTGAGCTTAACACCCTGCTGGAAGACGGCACGTCACTGTATAAAGATAGCGGCTACCATGGTCGCGATATGGAGCAGAAAAAGAACGTTGCGTACCTGCGCCCTGTTGTGTCATGGGCGAAGGATGAATTCTCCGTAGCGGCGGCAATGGAGGCCAACGTAGTGCAAAACGCCTACGGGTATAAAAATGCGCAGGGCAACTTTGTCGATCAGTCCGATCGTACCGGCTACGGCTTGACCATGACATGGAACGGTCTGAAGAGCGACCCGGACAACGGCGTGGTGGTCAACCTGAACACCGCTTATATGGACGCCAGTAACGAAAAAGATTTTACCGCCGGGGTAAACGCACTGTGGCAACGCTTTGAGCTGGGATATATCTACGCGCATAACAAAATCAGCGATTATGCCGGGGTGATTTGCGATAACGATTGCTGGATTAAAGACGAAGGCACCTACAATATTCATACTTTCCACGCTTCGTATCAAATCCCGAACGTGATGAATATGCAGAACTTTAATATTTATCTCGGTGCTTATTACTCTATTTTGGATAGTGACAATAAGCTGAGCCAGGGCGATGACGACGACCGCTACGGCGCGCGGTTGCGCTTTAAGTATTTCTTCTAA
- a CDS encoding DapH/DapD/GlmU-related protein, with the protein MDMKERMNSGELYIDSGYGLPQQRLMGKARAYEYNHSHPFNQELRNDIIQRMFANVGKECWIEPPINIAYGIHTTIGDNFYANFNLTLVDDAEIIIGNNVMFAPNVTISTAGHPVHPTLRHTQQQFSLPVVIEDGVWLGTGVIINPGVTIGKNSVIGAGSVVNRSIPANIVAVGVPCRVLRDITDEDKNKYQLFAG; encoded by the coding sequence ATGGATATGAAGGAAAGAATGAACAGCGGCGAGCTGTATATTGATTCAGGATATGGCTTGCCGCAGCAGCGGCTGATGGGTAAGGCGCGGGCTTATGAATATAACCACTCGCATCCTTTTAATCAGGAATTAAGAAACGATATTATCCAGCGCATGTTTGCCAACGTGGGCAAAGAGTGCTGGATAGAACCGCCGATTAATATTGCCTATGGTATTCACACCACCATTGGCGATAATTTTTACGCGAATTTCAATCTGACGCTGGTCGATGATGCTGAGATTATTATCGGCAATAATGTCATGTTTGCGCCAAACGTCACCATTTCCACTGCGGGGCATCCTGTGCATCCGACGCTGCGCCATACCCAGCAGCAGTTTTCTCTGCCGGTAGTTATTGAAGATGGCGTCTGGCTGGGTACCGGGGTGATTATTAATCCTGGCGTCACTATCGGGAAAAACTCAGTGATTGGCGCCGGAAGCGTGGTTAACCGCTCAATACCGGCAAACATAGTGGCCGTCGGGGTGCCTTGTCGAGTATTAAGAGACATTACCGATGAGGATAAAAATAAATATCAGCTATTTGCGGGGTGA
- a CDS encoding MFS transporter translates to MNPTVCTHKNNPNFWIFGLFFFLYFFIMATCFPFLPIWLSDVIGLNKTETGIVFSSLSLFAICFQPILGVISDKLGLKKHLMWIVTVLLVLIAPFFLYVFAPLLKTNIWLGALSGGAYIGFVFSAGAGAMEAYIERVSRNSGFEYGKARTFGCLGWALCATTAGMLFSVNPEWVFWMGSAAALVLVVLVAIAKPQASQSAQVMDSLGANRPAVDLKTAVSMFRQRKMWMFILYVVGVACVYDVFDQQFATFFKSFFATPESGTRAFGFATTAGEICNAIIMFSSPWIINRIGAKNTLLIAGMVMAARMIGSSFATTAAEVVALKMLHALEVPFLLVGAFKYITGVFDVRLSATIYLVGFQFSKQVAAIFLSAFAGNMYDRIGFQDTYMILGGIALAVTLISAFTLSGKAKSEKISDNAMTV, encoded by the coding sequence ATGAACCCGACCGTCTGTACCCATAAAAACAACCCCAATTTCTGGATTTTCGGGCTGTTCTTCTTTCTCTATTTCTTCATTATGGCCACCTGCTTTCCGTTTTTGCCGATCTGGCTATCGGATGTCATCGGCCTGAATAAAACCGAGACCGGCATCGTTTTCTCCAGCCTGTCGCTGTTCGCTATCTGTTTTCAGCCCATCCTGGGCGTGATTTCCGATAAGCTCGGGCTGAAAAAGCACCTGATGTGGATAGTGACCGTGCTGCTGGTGCTGATCGCCCCCTTTTTCCTCTACGTTTTTGCGCCGCTGTTGAAAACCAATATCTGGCTCGGCGCGTTGAGCGGTGGGGCCTATATCGGCTTTGTTTTCTCCGCCGGAGCCGGGGCGATGGAAGCCTATATCGAACGCGTGAGCCGCAATAGCGGGTTTGAATACGGTAAGGCGCGTACCTTTGGTTGCCTCGGCTGGGCGCTGTGCGCGACCACGGCAGGAATGCTGTTCAGTGTGAATCCCGAGTGGGTGTTCTGGATGGGATCGGCTGCCGCGCTGGTGCTGGTCGTGCTGGTGGCTATCGCCAAACCGCAGGCCAGCCAGAGCGCCCAGGTGATGGATTCTTTGGGCGCGAATCGCCCGGCAGTGGATTTAAAAACCGCCGTGAGCATGTTCCGTCAGCGCAAAATGTGGATGTTCATCCTGTACGTGGTGGGCGTGGCGTGCGTGTATGACGTCTTCGATCAGCAGTTTGCCACCTTCTTTAAATCCTTCTTCGCTACCCCGGAATCGGGTACCCGCGCCTTTGGTTTTGCGACCACTGCCGGGGAAATTTGTAACGCGATCATTATGTTCAGCTCGCCGTGGATTATTAACCGCATCGGGGCGAAGAACACGCTGCTGATTGCCGGGATGGTGATGGCGGCAAGGATGATTGGTTCCTCGTTCGCCACGACCGCTGCGGAAGTGGTGGCCCTGAAAATGCTCCATGCGCTGGAAGTACCGTTCCTGCTGGTGGGCGCATTTAAATATATTACCGGCGTGTTTGATGTCCGCCTGTCGGCGACGATTTACCTGGTCGGTTTCCAGTTCTCCAAACAGGTGGCAGCGATTTTCCTTTCTGCTTTTGCCGGGAATATGTATGACCGGATCGGCTTCCAGGACACCTATATGATCCTCGGCGGAATTGCCCTGGCCGTCACGCTAATATCCGCTTTTACCTTATCGGGTAAGGCCAAGTCAGAAAAGATTAGCGATAACGCCATGACGGTTTAG
- a CDS encoding alpha-galactosidase has protein sequence MSDSILRLQSAAADVVIKTHPFAEIIYWGPHLSHFSPQDAASIARPVANGRLDIDTPVTLMAELGHGLFGAPGIEGHRQGLDASPIFTTTDVVQDGQNLTITSEDSQAGLRLCSEIQLDSSGVLSVRHGLTNLRVQPWQVDRLAITLPVAERAREVMAFHGRWIREFQPHRLVLEHDSFVLENRRGRTSHEHFPALITGSQAFSEMQGEVWGVHLGWSGNHRLRAEVKTDGRRYLQAEALYLPGEMALAEGETLWTPNLYASYSAQGLNGMSQQFHRYLREQIIRFPDNKPRPVHLNTWEGIYFDHDPQYIMRMADEAAELGVERFIIDDGWFKGRNDDWAALGDWYLDEKKYPNGLTPVIDHVKSLGMEFGIWVEPEMINPNSDLYRAHPDWVLALPGYTLIPGRHQFVLNLNIPEAFDYLLERMSWLLGEHAVDYVKWDMNRELVQPGHNGKAAADAQTRQFYRLLDTLVARFPHIEFESCSSGGGRIDYEVLKRSHRFWASDNNDALERNTIQRGMSYFFPPEVMGAHIGNRHCHATFRQHSIAFRGLTALFGHMGLELDPVSADEQERAGYRKYAALHKQWRDVIHHGVQWRVDMPDATTLANGVVSEDKSQAIFLVSQLAMPDYTLMAPLRVAGLDAGARYQVTVLDHPNIQITGEGGHTMRKLPEWMTTPQTVSGEWLQQAGLALPILDPESAILIGLQRV, from the coding sequence ATGTCTGATTCGATTTTACGCCTGCAAAGCGCAGCCGCCGATGTGGTGATAAAAACCCATCCGTTCGCCGAAATTATCTACTGGGGGCCGCACTTAAGCCACTTTTCGCCGCAGGATGCGGCGAGTATTGCCCGCCCGGTTGCCAACGGTCGTCTGGATATTGACACGCCAGTGACCTTAATGGCCGAACTGGGCCACGGCCTGTTCGGCGCGCCGGGCATCGAAGGCCATCGCCAGGGACTGGATGCCTCGCCAATTTTCACCACCACCGATGTGGTGCAGGATGGGCAAAATTTAACCATCACCAGCGAAGACTCGCAGGCAGGCCTGCGGCTATGCAGCGAAATCCAGCTTGATAGCAGCGGCGTACTGAGCGTTCGCCATGGTTTAACCAACCTGCGCGTGCAGCCCTGGCAGGTAGACCGTCTGGCGATTACTCTGCCAGTCGCCGAGCGCGCCCGCGAAGTGATGGCCTTTCATGGCCGCTGGATCCGCGAATTCCAGCCCCATCGTCTGGTTCTCGAACACGACAGCTTTGTGCTGGAAAACCGACGTGGGCGCACCTCCCACGAACATTTCCCGGCGCTGATTACCGGCAGCCAGGCTTTTAGCGAGATGCAAGGCGAAGTGTGGGGCGTACATCTGGGCTGGAGCGGCAACCACCGTCTGCGGGCAGAAGTTAAAACCGATGGTCGCCGCTATCTGCAGGCGGAAGCCCTCTACCTGCCGGGCGAAATGGCGCTGGCGGAAGGTGAAACGTTGTGGACCCCGAACCTCTACGCCAGCTATTCGGCGCAAGGGCTGAACGGCATGAGCCAGCAGTTCCACCGCTACCTGCGCGAACAGATTATTCGCTTCCCGGATAACAAACCACGCCCGGTGCACCTCAATACCTGGGAAGGGATCTATTTCGACCACGACCCGCAGTACATCATGCGCATGGCGGATGAGGCGGCGGAGCTGGGGGTTGAGCGCTTTATCATCGATGACGGCTGGTTTAAAGGGCGCAACGACGACTGGGCGGCGCTCGGCGACTGGTATCTCGATGAGAAAAAATATCCTAACGGCCTGACCCCGGTTATCGACCACGTGAAGTCGCTGGGAATGGAGTTTGGCATCTGGGTTGAGCCGGAAATGATCAACCCGAATTCGGATTTATATCGCGCGCATCCGGATTGGGTGCTGGCGCTGCCGGGCTATACGCTGATTCCTGGGCGTCATCAGTTTGTGCTGAACCTGAATATCCCGGAAGCCTTTGATTATCTGCTGGAGCGGATGAGCTGGCTGCTGGGTGAGCACGCCGTAGATTATGTGAAGTGGGATATGAACCGCGAGCTGGTGCAGCCCGGGCATAACGGCAAAGCCGCCGCCGATGCGCAGACCCGCCAGTTCTACCGCCTGCTGGATACGCTGGTGGCTCGTTTCCCGCATATCGAATTTGAGTCCTGCTCCTCCGGCGGCGGACGTATTGACTATGAAGTGCTGAAGCGCAGCCACCGCTTCTGGGCTTCCGACAATAACGATGCCCTGGAGCGCAATACCATCCAGCGCGGCATGAGTTACTTCTTCCCGCCTGAAGTGATGGGCGCGCACATCGGCAACCGCCATTGCCACGCCACCTTCCGTCAGCACAGTATCGCTTTTCGCGGCCTGACGGCGCTGTTCGGTCATATGGGCCTTGAGCTGGACCCGGTGAGCGCTGATGAACAAGAACGCGCGGGGTATCGCAAATACGCCGCGCTGCACAAGCAGTGGCGCGATGTGATTCATCATGGCGTGCAGTGGCGAGTTGATATGCCGGATGCCACGACGCTGGCGAACGGCGTGGTGAGTGAGGATAAGAGCCAGGCGATTTTCCTCGTCAGCCAGCTGGCGATGCCGGATTACACCCTGATGGCGCCGCTGCGCGTGGCGGGACTGGACGCAGGCGCGCGCTATCAGGTGACGGTGCTCGATCATCCGAATATTCAAATTACCGGAGAGGGCGGCCATACGATGCGTAAGCTACCGGAATGGATGACAACGCCGCAGACCGTAAGCGGCGAGTGGTTACAACAGGCGGGACTGGCGCTGCCAATCCTTGACCCGGAAAGCGCCATTTTGATTGGCCTGCAACGCGTTTGA
- a CDS encoding substrate-binding domain-containing protein has product MSLKAIAKELGISVTTVSRALNGYDDVSQETRARVEAEAQRRGYRPNTFARRLKMGKIDAVGLVFPVGPVLLNNNVFLELVGEISHELARYEIDLLLIADDEQADKHGYMRMVQSRRVDALIVAHTLDDDPRLTQLLSAGFPFLAMGRSRLPQPYAWFDFDNQAGTYRATRHLISQGHRRIALLSENNNQAFITQRRNGYLQALREAGLAEDWLRSVTPTRRSGFQATMELLRLPEPPTAIVTDCNSHGDGAAMALAQQGRLTGENRVALVVYDGLPQDSIIETQVGAVIQSTRQGVGRQIASMVRRLIAGDDLASLQVLWQPEFIPGETA; this is encoded by the coding sequence ATGTCGTTGAAAGCCATTGCTAAAGAACTTGGGATCTCGGTGACCACCGTCAGTCGTGCGTTAAACGGCTATGACGACGTGTCGCAGGAGACGCGCGCTCGCGTGGAAGCGGAAGCACAGCGTCGCGGATATCGCCCGAATACCTTCGCCCGTCGCCTGAAGATGGGTAAAATTGACGCCGTTGGCCTCGTGTTTCCCGTGGGTCCAGTGCTGTTGAATAACAATGTTTTTCTCGAATTGGTCGGCGAAATTAGCCACGAGCTGGCGCGCTATGAGATTGATTTACTGCTGATTGCCGACGATGAACAGGCCGACAAGCACGGGTATATGCGTATGGTGCAGAGCCGACGCGTCGATGCGTTAATCGTCGCGCATACTCTGGATGACGATCCACGTCTGACGCAGTTGCTATCAGCTGGCTTCCCTTTCCTTGCCATGGGCCGTAGCCGTCTGCCGCAGCCCTACGCCTGGTTTGATTTTGATAATCAGGCCGGAACCTATCGCGCCACCCGCCACCTGATTAGCCAGGGGCACCGGCGTATCGCGCTGTTGAGCGAAAATAACAATCAGGCGTTTATCACTCAGCGTCGTAACGGCTACCTGCAAGCGCTACGCGAGGCCGGATTAGCTGAGGACTGGCTGCGCAGCGTGACGCCAACCCGGCGTAGCGGGTTTCAGGCGACGATGGAGCTGCTGCGTTTACCCGAGCCTCCCACCGCGATCGTCACCGACTGCAACAGCCACGGCGACGGCGCGGCGATGGCTCTTGCCCAGCAGGGGCGCCTCACTGGCGAAAATCGCGTCGCGTTAGTCGTTTACGATGGCTTGCCGCAGGACAGCATCATTGAGACCCAGGTTGGCGCGGTGATTCAATCCACCCGGCAGGGCGTGGGTCGCCAGATAGCCAGCATGGTTCGCCGCCTAATTGCGGGTGACGATCTCGCCTCTCTCCAGGTACTCTGGCAGCCTGAATTCATACCCGGCGAAACCGCCTGA
- a CDS encoding MFS transporter has product MFSSLLSISSRRALIFCLFLSMFELLTYIASDVVMPGMLLVIADLNAEPYYIPWSLNAYLLGGVAFQWLIGPLSDRFGRRPLLLIGCAIFSISCLVTPWVNNIQIFTSLRFIQGMGLGFVVVVSYPALQEGFKESDAIRLIAIFANIALLSPLFGPLVGSILLSYISWRMIFIVIAIMAALTWFGLLRWMPETIGVMRNDGSKIEYQPLQVKTIARAYGELLKNQRCMSGSIVLGLTGLPLMAWIALSPLLLVHNLNMSMMEYALWQLPIFGALIAGNIVLNYSAKKFKTERLLYFSLFPVFIGIILALIITLIFQNIIALIFGMAIYAFGLGICNATLYRLTLFSSELGKGCVSAMIGMISVAIFSVGGALMAALGAGDSLCAYIIAAIFPILAALLIMLKMFSHQLKNKMKATAPNH; this is encoded by the coding sequence ATGTTTAGTTCACTGCTCTCTATTTCATCGCGGCGTGCTTTAATATTTTGCCTTTTCCTTTCTATGTTTGAACTACTAACTTATATTGCCAGCGATGTTGTTATGCCGGGAATGTTATTAGTCATTGCGGATTTAAATGCTGAGCCTTATTATATCCCCTGGTCTCTAAATGCCTACCTTCTCGGCGGAGTTGCGTTTCAATGGTTAATTGGTCCTCTATCAGATAGATTTGGCCGACGGCCTTTACTACTAATCGGCTGTGCTATTTTTTCTATTTCCTGTCTAGTAACACCGTGGGTTAATAACATCCAGATTTTCACTTCTCTTCGTTTTATTCAAGGTATGGGGCTGGGGTTTGTTGTGGTGGTCAGCTATCCGGCCTTACAGGAGGGGTTTAAAGAATCAGACGCCATACGCTTAATTGCTATATTCGCCAATATCGCGTTACTTTCACCATTATTTGGGCCGCTAGTCGGTAGCATTTTACTTTCATATATATCATGGCGAATGATTTTTATTGTTATCGCGATTATGGCGGCGCTGACCTGGTTCGGTTTGTTACGCTGGATGCCGGAGACAATCGGAGTAATGCGTAACGATGGCAGTAAAATTGAATACCAGCCGTTACAAGTAAAAACCATTGCTCGCGCTTACGGAGAACTGCTTAAAAACCAACGTTGTATGTCCGGCAGTATTGTGCTTGGCCTGACTGGGCTTCCGCTAATGGCGTGGATAGCGCTATCCCCTCTGCTGTTAGTGCACAATCTAAATATGAGCATGATGGAATATGCGCTATGGCAGTTACCTATTTTCGGCGCTTTGATTGCAGGTAATATCGTGCTTAACTACAGCGCTAAAAAATTCAAGACGGAGCGATTATTATATTTTTCACTTTTCCCTGTTTTTATCGGTATAATTCTGGCGCTGATAATAACTCTAATTTTCCAAAACATTATTGCCTTAATTTTTGGCATGGCCATTTATGCTTTCGGCCTTGGCATCTGCAACGCCACACTGTACCGCCTGACTCTATTTTCCAGCGAACTTGGGAAAGGTTGTGTATCGGCAATGATAGGAATGATTTCTGTCGCTATTTTTAGTGTCGGGGGCGCATTAATGGCTGCATTAGGCGCAGGCGATAGTCTTTGCGCATATATTATCGCGGCTATTTTCCCGATACTGGCAGCATTGTTAATTATGCTTAAAATGTTCAGCCACCAACTTAAGAATAAAATGAAAGCAACCGCACCAAACCATTAA